One Candidatus Eisenbacteria bacterium genomic window, CAAGGAAAACCGCCAGAGCGAGTGCGAACTTCATGCTGTCGAAGGAACGCCCCATCTCCTCATTCTGCCCGCCGATGGTGATGGCAAATCCATCCGGCAGAGCGATCCCCGCCGTCGCGGCTTTGATATCGGCAACCACGCTCCCCAGATCGCGCCCGGTAAGATTAGAGGTGATGACAACAACCCGTTCCTGGTCAAGGCGGCGGATCTCAGCAGGCCCTTCAACAATTCCGACCTCAGCTACGGCTTCGAGCGCCACCGGAACCGGGTAGGATGCCGGACTGATGATCATCCGCCGCAGGTCGTCGACCGATCGGCGTTCCGCCTCAACCGCACGGACGCGAACCGCAATGTGCCGGTCCTGCTCGATTAGCTCTGTGGAGATCTCGCCTTGAAGCTTATTTCGCAATAACTCGCCGATGTTTTGAATCGTCGTTCCCAGATCAGCGACACGGGTGCGGTCAAAGACAATCTGGATCTCAGGCTGCCCCCCCTCTGCGCTCGATTTGACATCCACCAGGCCTGGAATCTCGCGCATCCGTCCGGCGACTTCAGAGGCCAGCCATGTCAGGGTCTCTAAATTATAACCGGTGATCTCCACCTCAATCGGTGTACGGAATGAAAAGTAGGACGGCCGGGAAAATTTGTAATCGAGGGCGGGCACATCGGCCAAGAGCAGGCGCACCTGATCCATTGCCTTTTCTTCATCGCCCCTTGCGGCGCCCGGCCCCAGGCGTATAAAGAGCTGGCTGAGGTTCTCCTTTTTCTCGTCGGCAAAACCTCCGGTCTGGCCGCTCGCTCCGATCTGGCTGAAAACGGTGCTGATACCGGGCAGATCGAGAATCATGCTATCGATTTGAGACACCAGAACCGTCGTCTCCTCCAGAGGCGTCCCGGCCGGCCACTCCAGATCGACGAGAAATTCGCCCTGGCTCATCTCGGGAATCAGCTCGACACCGAGGGTTCGAGCTTGGAACAACACAACCGCTGAGATCAACAGGAACGAGCCGATTGTTAAAAACCGTCTTTTAAGGCACCAACGCAAGACCACCGGATAAACAGACGCCAATGCGCCATAGACGGCATCAAAACCCCGATACAGAGGTGTCAAGAGCAGCGATATTCCTTTTCCGATGATCCGCAATAACCTTGATAGGCCTCTCAGAAAGGAGGCCGGCCCACGCACACCGATGCCGGTGGATCGTTTTCTTTCTTCATCGCTGAGCGGCCGCATCTCAATCGACGACAGCATGGGAATCAGCATCAGCGCCACGACCAGCGAAGCCAGCAACGAATAGGTTACGGTCAGCGCCTGGTCGCGAAAGAGCTGGCCGGCGACACCTTCTACAAAAACAATCGGGACAAAAACGCAGACCGTTGTCAGCGTCGACGCGATAACGGCCCGGCTTACCTCGCTGGTGCCCTCACGCGCCGCCGCGAGCGATGAGACCCCCAGCTCACGGTGGCGTTGTACATTTTCAAGCACCACGATCGAGCTGTCGACAAGCATACCAATGCCCAGGGCCAATCCACCGAGCGACATGACATTCAGGCTTACATCGGTGGCGTACATGAGAAAGAAAGTGGCAATCACTGAAATCGGAATGGACAAGCTGATGATGGTGGTGCCTTTTAACCGGCGCAGGAAGAGAAAGAGAATGAGAACGGCGAGGATACCGCCGATGACGGCCGTATTGAGAACTTCGCCGACCGATTGCTCGATAAAAGTCGCTTGATCGACGACAATGGTGACCTCGGCATCCCCCAGCAGATCGCCGAAACGGCTCTGGAATTCCGCGAGACGCTCCCGCACCGTCGCCGATACGCTGACCGTATTGGCGTCCCCCTCCTTGAAGACGGCGATTTCGACGCCTTCGCGCCCGTTGATCCGTGTGACAACATCACGCTCAATATGACCGCGCGTCACCGTCCCCACATCCGACAACTTGATGAGCGCGCTGTCGATCTGGGCTATGACGATCTCTTCCATATCTTGGGGACTGGAGTACTCATTCAACGTCCGCACGAGAAATTCGGCCTCACCATCCTTCAGTAACCCGCCGGTGAGGTTCACATTTTCCGCCGCCAGCCGCTCTGTCACCTGGCTGATCGGTATCCCGAGCGCGTCCAGCCGCTGCGTCTCGATCTCCACATGGATTTCTTCTTCCAGCCCCCCCTCCACGCGCACCGCGGCGACACCCTCGAGACTTTCCAGGTCCAGGCGGATCCGATCCTCCGCGACACGGCGCAGCTCCATCAAACTGTTTCCGCCATATAGGGCGATCCGCAATATCGGATCAAGCGAGGGATCGAATCTTAGGAGAATGGGGTTGCCCGCATCCTGCGGCAAACTGACGAGATCGAGTTTCTCGCGGATATCGAGGGAGGCAAAATCCATCTTGGTGCCCCACTTGAACTCGACGATGACATCGGATAACCCGGGGCGGGAGACGGAACTGACGCGCACCACATTGCTGACCACGCCGACCAGTCCCTCGATCGGCTCCGAGATCAATCGCTCAACTTCAGCCGGCGCGGTTCCGGGATATTCCGTACGGATCGTTATCGTCGGATAAACGATGTCGGGCAGGAGATTCATCGATAGGCGGGAGAAGCCGACCATGCCGAAGACCGTCACGGCGACCATGATCATGGTAACGGTGACGCGGCGCGACGTCGAAAAATCGACCAGTCTCAATGGGTCCCTCGTTTCGGCCGCTCGCGGCGTTCCTCTTGCGTCTCTGCATCCGAAGGCTGGCGATCGGAGGGACTTTTCAAATTTGTTGTGTCGGCGGCGGCCTCTATCCCGACATCCCGCACAGCGGCGCCCTCTTTGAGCCCCTCATGACCAACGGTGATCACCCGGTCATCGGGGGTCAATCCGGACAACACCTCGACCCGATCGCCGTCGGTATAGCCGAGCTTGATCCGCACCCGCTGCGCGCGCCCGTCACGCACGGCGAAGACGTCATCGTCATCTGTTTCAAGCACCAGGGATTTCTTGGGGATGATGAGGGTGTTCTCGCGCAGATCGGTCACAATCCGCACCGTGGCGAACATGCCCGGCTTTAACAATCC contains:
- a CDS encoding efflux RND transporter permease subunit; its protein translation is MRLVDFSTSRRVTVTMIMVAVTVFGMVGFSRLSMNLLPDIVYPTITIRTEYPGTAPAEVERLISEPIEGLVGVVSNVVRVSSVSRPGLSDVIVEFKWGTKMDFASLDIREKLDLVSLPQDAGNPILLRFDPSLDPILRIALYGGNSLMELRRVAEDRIRLDLESLEGVAAVRVEGGLEEEIHVEIETQRLDALGIPISQVTERLAAENVNLTGGLLKDGEAEFLVRTLNEYSSPQDMEEIVIAQIDSALIKLSDVGTVTRGHIERDVVTRINGREGVEIAVFKEGDANTVSVSATVRERLAEFQSRFGDLLGDAEVTIVVDQATFIEQSVGEVLNTAVIGGILAVLILFLFLRRLKGTTIISLSIPISVIATFFLMYATDVSLNVMSLGGLALGIGMLVDSSIVVLENVQRHRELGVSSLAAAREGTSEVSRAVIASTLTTVCVFVPIVFVEGVAGQLFRDQALTVTYSLLASLVVALMLIPMLSSIEMRPLSDEERKRSTGIGVRGPASFLRGLSRLLRIIGKGISLLLTPLYRGFDAVYGALASVYPVVLRWCLKRRFLTIGSFLLISAVVLFQARTLGVELIPEMSQGEFLVDLEWPAGTPLEETTVLVSQIDSMILDLPGISTVFSQIGASGQTGGFADEKKENLSQLFIRLGPGAARGDEEKAMDQVRLLLADVPALDYKFSRPSYFSFRTPIEVEITGYNLETLTWLASEVAGRMREIPGLVDVKSSAEGGQPEIQIVFDRTRVADLGTTIQNIGELLRNKLQGEISTELIEQDRHIAVRVRAVEAERRSVDDLRRMIISPASYPVPVALEAVAEVGIVEGPAEIRRLDQERVVVITSNLTGRDLGSVVADIKAATAGIALPDGFAITIGGQNEEMGRSFDSMKFALALAVFLVYLVMASQFESLLHPLVIMFTIPLGMVGSFLALLLLGETISVVVLIGLIMLAGIVVNNAIVLVDAVNQLRRRGGMEKFEAVAKAGVLRMRPILMTTSTTVLALLPMALGIGEGAEIRAPMAITVIGGLLLSTVLTLVVIPVVYTVLDRSR